The following coding sequences are from one Phenylobacterium glaciei window:
- the rsmA gene encoding 16S rRNA (adenine(1518)-N(6)/adenine(1519)-N(6))-dimethyltransferase RsmA: MDLDHLPPLRDVLDAHDLAAKKSFGQHFLFDLNITRKIARLADVHAGDHVIEVGPGPGGLTRALLETGAQVTAVEKDPRFLRLLEELSQAAGGALTVHLDDALTADETALAAGRPTAIVSNLPYNVGTPLLIKWLTGPFTPRSLTLMFQKEVAERIVAAPGSDAYGRLAVIAQATAQARLVMEVSPRAFTPPPKVTSAVVHLVPHATRLDQALLDSLQTLTAAAFGQRRKMLRSSLKQLGGDTICEKAGIDPSRRAETLDVEEFLNLARAR; this comes from the coding sequence ATGGACCTCGACCACCTTCCGCCCCTGCGCGACGTCCTCGACGCCCACGACCTGGCGGCCAAGAAGAGCTTCGGCCAGCACTTCCTGTTTGACCTCAACATCACGCGCAAGATCGCCCGCCTGGCCGACGTCCATGCGGGTGACCACGTCATCGAGGTCGGCCCCGGTCCCGGCGGCCTGACGCGGGCCCTGCTGGAAACCGGCGCCCAGGTGACCGCGGTCGAGAAGGACCCCCGCTTCCTGCGCCTGCTGGAGGAGCTTAGCCAAGCCGCCGGCGGCGCCCTGACCGTCCATCTCGACGACGCCCTGACCGCCGACGAAACCGCGCTCGCCGCCGGCCGGCCCACGGCCATCGTCTCCAACCTGCCCTACAATGTCGGCACCCCCCTGCTGATCAAGTGGCTCACCGGGCCGTTCACGCCTCGGTCGCTGACCCTGATGTTTCAAAAGGAAGTCGCCGAGCGGATCGTCGCCGCGCCGGGCTCCGACGCCTACGGCCGCCTGGCCGTCATCGCCCAGGCCACCGCGCAGGCCAGGCTGGTGATGGAGGTCTCGCCCCGCGCCTTCACCCCGCCGCCCAAGGTGACCTCCGCCGTCGTCCACCTGGTCCCGCACGCGACGCGCCTGGACCAGGCCCTGCTCGACAGCCTGCAGACCCTCACCGCGGCCGCCTTCGGCCAGCGCCGCAAGATGCTCCGCTCCAGCCTCAAGCAGCTGGGGGGCGACACGATCTGCGAGAAGGCCGGCATCGACCCGTCACGCCGGGCCGAGACCCTCGATGTGGAAGAGTTCTTGAACCTGGCCCGCGCGCGCTAA
- a CDS encoding SRPBCC domain-containing protein gives MHRIRTQAVIAASPEAVWAVLADFARYRQWNPLNLEAHGDAVLGAKIPMVFRNLASAKPGATISQTVTLVACEPGRALAWAGSVPLLFRGRHHFTLDAVPGGTRLLHGEDLAGLVPLTFTKVQIARDFVPAYEAVNVALAARVAALG, from the coding sequence ATGCATCGGATCAGGACCCAGGCGGTGATCGCGGCCTCGCCGGAGGCGGTGTGGGCGGTGCTGGCCGACTTCGCGCGGTATCGGCAGTGGAACCCGCTGAACCTGGAGGCCCACGGTGACGCCGTGCTGGGGGCCAAGATCCCCATGGTGTTCCGCAACCTGGCCTCGGCCAAGCCCGGGGCGACGATTTCGCAGACCGTGACCCTGGTGGCGTGTGAACCGGGCCGGGCGCTGGCCTGGGCGGGGTCTGTGCCGCTGCTGTTCCGGGGGCGGCATCACTTCACCCTCGACGCCGTGCCCGGCGGGACGCGGCTGCTGCACGGCGAGGACCTGGCGGGGCTGGTCCCGCTGACCTTCACCAAGGTTCAGATCGCCCGGGATTTCGTCCCGGCCTATGAGGCGGTGAACGTGGCGCTGGCCGCGCGGGTGGCGGCGCTGGGATGA
- a CDS encoding DUF3606 domain-containing protein has protein sequence MAEPKGKRDFRDSPRLDPKERHQVEYWAKRWGVTHDQIISAYRKVGMMVKDIALELGKKR, from the coding sequence ATGGCCGAACCCAAGGGCAAGCGCGATTTCCGGGATTCGCCCAGGCTCGATCCCAAGGAGCGGCACCAGGTGGAATACTGGGCCAAGCGGTGGGGCGTGACCCATGACCAGATCATCAGCGCCTATCGCAAGGTGGGCATGATGGTGAAGGATATCGCCCTCGAGCTGGGCAAGAAGCGCTGA
- a CDS encoding DMT family transporter, with the protein MTSPRPGVLLAIASAALFGASTPFAKLLLGGGVSPWLLAGLLYLGSGLGLTLVHLARGALAVPAAEAPLRRADLPWLALVVLSGGVIGPLLLMVGLTTTAASTSALLLNLEGLATMAIAWMVFRENVDRRLLLGAAAILAGAVILSWQGGPTGLGLGALAIAGACLAWGIDNNLTRKLSAADPVQIALIKGLAAGAVNLGLALALGAHMPPLTTTLAAGLIGLLGYGVSLVMFVLALRHLGAARTGAYFSTAPFIGAGLAIAMFGEPVTMQLVAACALMIVGVALHLMEAHEHPHSHEALAHEHRHVHDAHHQHEHAAGDPPGEPHSHPHRHTPLTHTHAHYPDLHHRHGHGTG; encoded by the coding sequence ATGACCTCCCCCCGTCCCGGCGTCCTGCTCGCCATCGCCTCGGCCGCCCTGTTCGGCGCCAGCACCCCCTTCGCCAAGCTGCTGCTGGGGGGCGGGGTCAGCCCCTGGCTGCTGGCCGGCCTGCTCTATCTGGGCTCGGGCCTGGGCCTGACCCTGGTCCACCTGGCCCGAGGCGCGCTGGCCGTCCCCGCCGCCGAGGCGCCCCTGCGCCGGGCCGACCTGCCGTGGCTGGCCCTTGTCGTCCTGAGCGGCGGCGTCATCGGCCCGCTGCTGCTGATGGTCGGCCTGACCACCACGGCGGCGTCGACCTCCGCCCTGCTGCTGAACCTGGAGGGCCTGGCCACCATGGCCATCGCCTGGATGGTGTTCCGCGAGAACGTCGACCGCCGCCTGCTGCTGGGCGCCGCCGCCATCCTGGCCGGCGCCGTCATCCTCTCCTGGCAGGGCGGCCCCACCGGCCTTGGCCTGGGGGCGCTGGCCATCGCCGGCGCCTGCCTGGCCTGGGGGATCGACAACAACCTGACCCGCAAGCTCAGCGCCGCCGACCCTGTCCAGATCGCCCTGATCAAGGGCCTGGCCGCCGGCGCCGTGAACCTTGGCCTGGCCCTGGCGCTCGGCGCCCATATGCCGCCCCTGACCACCACCCTGGCCGCCGGCCTGATCGGCCTGCTGGGCTATGGCGTCAGCCTGGTCATGTTCGTGCTCGCCCTGCGTCACCTCGGCGCGGCCCGCACCGGCGCCTATTTCTCCACCGCCCCCTTCATCGGGGCGGGCCTGGCCATCGCCATGTTCGGCGAGCCGGTCACCATGCAGCTCGTCGCCGCCTGCGCCCTGATGATCGTCGGCGTCGCCCTGCACCTGATGGAGGCCCACGAGCACCCCCACAGCCACGAGGCGCTGGCCCACGAACACCGCCACGTCCACGACGCCCACCATCAGCACGAACACGCCGCGGGCGACCCGCCCGGCGAGCCCCACAGCCACCCGCACCGCCACACACCCCTGACCCACACCCACGCCCACTACCCCGACCTGCACCACCGGCACGGGCATGGGACCGGGTGA
- a CDS encoding GIY-YIG nuclease family protein — MFYTYILASQRNGTLYTGSTDNLAKRLFEHREKIRRGFTAKYGVDKLVWFEAFELRENAFRRERRIKEWRRAWKLRLIEEMNPDWRDLGDDLNNLLGI, encoded by the coding sequence ATGTTCTATACCTACATCCTCGCCAGCCAGCGGAACGGCACGCTCTACACCGGCTCCACAGACAACCTCGCCAAACGCCTTTTCGAGCATCGCGAGAAAATCCGCCGTGGCTTCACCGCCAAGTACGGCGTCGACAAACTCGTCTGGTTCGAAGCCTTCGAACTCCGCGAAAACGCCTTCCGCCGAGAGCGCCGGATCAAGGAATGGCGAAGGGCCTGGAAGCTAAGGCTGATCGAGGAAATGAACCCCGATTGGCGAGACCTGGGCGACGACCTCAACAATCTGCTGGGCATCTAA
- the gmk gene encoding guanylate kinase, with the protein MTDDHAKPWETTRRGLLLLVSSPAGAGKTSLSRRLVADHGDMTLSISATTRDPRPGEEEAREYFFVNRSRFEAMIAEGHFLEWAEVNGNLYGTPKAPVMAALEKGQDVLFDIDWQGAKQIAEAAPDDSVRVFILPPSWEDLSRRLHARAQDSEAVIHQRLDLGRDEIAHWGAYDYVIVNKNFDRAYADLIHIYRAERLKPGRNIWLPGFVEGLLSEG; encoded by the coding sequence ATGACCGACGACCACGCCAAACCCTGGGAAACCACCCGCCGCGGCCTGCTGCTGCTGGTGTCGAGCCCGGCCGGGGCGGGCAAGACCTCGCTGTCGCGCCGGCTGGTGGCCGACCATGGCGACATGACGCTGTCGATCTCGGCGACCACCCGCGATCCGCGGCCGGGCGAGGAGGAGGCGCGGGAGTACTTCTTCGTCAACCGCTCGCGGTTCGAGGCGATGATCGCCGAGGGCCACTTCCTGGAATGGGCCGAGGTGAACGGCAACCTCTACGGCACCCCCAAGGCGCCGGTGATGGCCGCCCTGGAAAAGGGCCAGGACGTGCTGTTCGACATCGACTGGCAGGGCGCCAAACAGATCGCCGAGGCCGCCCCCGACGACAGTGTGCGGGTGTTCATCCTGCCGCCGTCCTGGGAGGACCTGTCGCGCCGCCTGCACGCACGCGCCCAGGACTCCGAGGCGGTGATCCACCAGCGCCTGGACCTGGGCCGCGACGAGATCGCCCACTGGGGCGCCTACGACTACGTCATCGTGAACAAGAACTTCGACCGGGCCTATGCCGACCTGATCCACATCTACAGGGCGGAGCGGCTGAAGCCGGGGCGGAATATCTGGCTGCCGGGGTTTGTGGAGGGGTTGTTGAGCGAGGGGTAG
- a CDS encoding YicC/YloC family endoribonuclease has product MPLSGMTGFGRAEGAYGDWSWSVEARSVNGRNLEIRYRGVPGFDALDRVARDAAQARFQRGNVTLGVTGKRSDSGGKVTINLEQIERYLAAGAPLVADGRVTTPSLDGLLGLRGVIEAGEATDEPETLAAVEAAMAASLNAALDALLANRREEGAALAVVLAGQIDKVAALVVQAETEAAGQAPAIKERFERRMNELAPDTPGLAERIVVEAAALAVKADVREELDRLAGHVDAARALMAGEGPAGRRLDFLTQEFMREANTLCSKSALPGLTTVGLDLKATIEQFREQVQNVE; this is encoded by the coding sequence ATGCCCCTCTCCGGCATGACGGGGTTCGGCCGCGCCGAGGGCGCGTACGGCGACTGGAGCTGGTCGGTGGAGGCGCGCTCGGTGAACGGGCGCAATCTGGAGATCCGCTATCGCGGGGTTCCCGGGTTCGACGCCCTGGACCGGGTGGCGCGGGACGCCGCCCAGGCGCGGTTCCAGCGGGGCAATGTGACCCTCGGGGTGACCGGTAAGCGCAGCGATAGCGGCGGCAAGGTCACCATCAATCTTGAGCAGATCGAACGCTACCTGGCGGCGGGCGCGCCGCTGGTGGCGGACGGGCGGGTGACGACGCCGAGCCTGGACGGGCTGCTGGGTTTGCGCGGCGTGATCGAGGCCGGCGAGGCCACCGATGAGCCCGAGACGCTCGCGGCGGTGGAAGCCGCCATGGCGGCGAGCCTGAATGCCGCCCTGGACGCCCTGCTGGCCAACCGGCGGGAGGAGGGCGCGGCCCTCGCCGTCGTCCTGGCCGGCCAGATCGACAAGGTCGCGGCCCTGGTGGTCCAGGCCGAGACCGAGGCGGCCGGACAGGCGCCCGCCATCAAGGAGCGCTTCGAGCGCCGGATGAACGAGCTGGCGCCCGACACCCCGGGCCTCGCTGAGCGCATCGTGGTGGAGGCCGCGGCGCTCGCCGTTAAGGCCGACGTCCGCGAGGAACTGGACCGGCTGGCCGGCCATGTGGATGCGGCCCGCGCGCTGATGGCCGGCGAGGGCCCGGCGGGGCGCCGCCTGGACTTCCTGACCCAGGAATTCATGCGCGAGGCCAACACCCTGTGCTCCAAGTCGGCCCTGCCGGGCTTGACGACCGTGGGCCTGGACCTGAAAGCCACCATCGAGCAGTTCCGCGAGCAGGTGCAGAATGTGGAATAG